The Planctomycetia bacterium sequence CCGTTTTCCCATGGGCTTCCCGGCTCGATAAACAGCGTCTTTACACCCACTTCGTTCAGCCAGTGCCGTACTCGCTTGCCTGTGAACTCCGGGCCATTGTCACTGCGGAGATGTTCCGGCACGCCTCGCGTTACAAATAGCGATGCTAAACGCTCTAGGCAGTGTTGATTCATGCTGTTGAATCCGGGCAACTTGGGGAATCATTTGAGCCAGATGGTGATGGCAGCGAAGAGAATCATGCCGAGAAAGTTTCGAGCCGTCTTTTCGTATCGGGTCGCCACTCGTCGGCATTGTTTCAGTTGACTGACACAGCGTTCCACCAAGTTTCTTTCCCGATAAGTATGTCGATCATAGTCCCGTGGCGTCTTGCGGTTGGATCGTGGTGGGATGATCGCGTGTGCTCCACCAGATTCGATCTTCTCCACCAGCGCGTTGCTGTCGTACCCTTTGTCAGCGATGACTTCTTCCACCGGATGGTCGCTCAACAGTTGTTCGGCATGGCTGATATCCGCATCCTGCCCCGGACTGAGACAGATCGTCATGGGTTGGCCCAACCCCTCTACCGACAAGTGGATTTTCGTGCCAAATCCGCCGCGAGATCGTCCCAACGCCTGGTCGTCCTCACCACCATTCATGCCGGCTGCATGCTGGTGAGCCCGAATGATCGTGCTGTCGAGCATCAAGCGTTCCAAGTCGGGATCCTGAACCACTTCCAGGATACGCTGCCAGACCTTCTTCTTGCACCACTCGTTGTAACGGTGGTAGGTCGTGTCCCATTTACCAAATCGCTCCGGAAGATCACGCCAGGGAATACCGGTCTTGGCTACATACCACACCGCGTTCATAAAGAGGCGGTTGTCGCGAGCCACCCCGCCATGTCCACCACGACGACCGGGAAGCAAACCTTCCAAACGGGCCCACTGCTCATCTGTCAACTCATGACGATGCATCGGCTTACTCCTTGCCTAATCTCGCACCATCATTTACCATCTTGGCTAGATTCAATCAACACGGCCTAATGATTTTGTGGAGAAAAATAGGTTTTTGTTCAATGGGATTTCGAATTCCGATGCTTGGAATGCCTCACAAGAGTTGCTTGACCGCATTTCAGAATAGTTTGTTACCTGCAATTACTGCTTGAAATTGTTGCCATTTTAGTGCTGTTCCGAATTCGGGAACAAATTTCTCACTCAAGGAAGTGATACGCGCCAGACTCCCATGCCAAGGTATGGAGTACCCCTTTCTTGGGTTTGGATTGCCGATAGATTAGCAGCATGAGGATAGCCGAGATCTTTTATTCGGTGCAGGGAGAAGGCATGCTGACGGGCATGCCTTCCGTTTTCGTACGCACCAGCGGCTGCAATCTGCGCTGCAGCTTCTGCGATACGCCTTACACCTCTTGGAAGCCTGAAGGCGATACGCTTTCTCTGGAACAGGTGGTGGAGAAGGTACTGAGTTACACGTGTCGGCACGTCGTAATCACCGGTGGCGAACCATTTATTGCGCCCGATCTGGAATCGCTTTGTCTAGCTGTGAGCCAGGCTGGCAAACACATCACGCTGGAAACTGCAGCCACGGTTTACAAACCTGTCAAAGCAGATTTGCTCAGCCTCAGTCCCAAGCTGAGCAATTCAAGTCCTGAAGCAGAAACAGGATGGGCAGAGCG is a genomic window containing:
- a CDS encoding IS5 family transposase, yielding MHRHELTDEQWARLEGLLPGRRGGHGGVARDNRLFMNAVWYVAKTGIPWRDLPERFGKWDTTYHRYNEWCKKKVWQRILEVVQDPDLERLMLDSTIIRAHQHAAGMNGGEDDQALGRSRGGFGTKIHLSVEGLGQPMTICLSPGQDADISHAEQLLSDHPVEEVIADKGYDSNALVEKIESGGAHAIIPPRSNRKTPRDYDRHTYRERNLVERCVSQLKQCRRVATRYEKTARNFLGMILFAAITIWLK
- a CDS encoding 7-carboxy-7-deazaguanine synthase QueE, with product MRIAEIFYSVQGEGMLTGMPSVFVRTSGCNLRCSFCDTPYTSWKPEGDTLSLEQVVEKVLSYTCRHVVITGGEPFIAPDLESLCLAVSQAGKHITLETAATVYKPVKADLLSLSPKLSNSSPEAETGWAERHERDRMNLPVIRQFVEEYPVQFKWVIDQPTDIDEVRSIMAQLPAVDSDRVFLMPQAITQEDFVEKGRWIAELCKQYGYRFGSRLHIELWGHTRGT